CATCGCAGATTATTTTTTGATTATCTCATCTTCGGCTATCGGATCGAGTTATCCGACAGAAGGCTTAGAAGAGGTAGGAGATATTGCAGATAGCCCCGATGGTATGGCCGGATGTTCGTTCGGCTTGCGGATCGGACAGGATATGTGAGATGACACCGGGCGTTTTGCCATAGGCTATACCGTCCTTCCTTTTCATCAGGTCGCCATACAACCGCAGCTCTGTCATCAGGCGGTGGGTATTCCGCATCGGAATCGAGACGTACAGAGAGGAACGCACCTCCACGCCTTCTCTATTACGATAGGCATAGGGCAAATAGGCCAGCTGATAGTCGAGCTGCTCTTTCTGGATGGTACGAATCTTATACGAATGCGTCAGCACCATTCGATAAGCAGCCGAAAGCGAAAGTCCAAAATCCAATTTGGTGCCGATATGGTCATAGGCTATACCGGCAAAAGGACGTAGCATTCCGCTCATGGTATGATGTCCATGCTTGCGATACGTCTCATCATAGCCGTAGAAATCACTACCGGCACTCACTCTCAGGGCACAACCTCTATCCGTGCGAATACGGTAGGAGGCTTGGGCTTGGGCGGAGAACTCATTGAGCATATACCAGCGGCGAATAGCCAAGATACGGAGGTCGTAGATATGATAATTATCATCCGGCTTGTAGTCTTCGTATATCCGCTCTATCCCTTGGCGCAGAGCATAGTCGGCCGAAAGGGAAAAGGAGAAGCCGGACAGTTGCCAACTACCATAGAGTCGCAGGCGATTGTAAAGCAGAGCAAAGAGATTGATGGACGACCGCTCCTCGGTATCGAGGAAGTAGCCGCTGTAGTCGAGACCGATGGCATCACCCCTACGGGTATCCAGACGGGAGCTAAGCTTCCATCCGTTGACGTAGTTCATTCTGGAGATACCGAACCAGATAGGGCTGTTGCTGACATCCACCTGACCGAAACCGTAGCTGACGAAGAATTTGTCCTGCTGCCCGGGACGCCAGTTGTACTGTGTGAGGTGTTGTCTATGATAGAGATACGCAGCCGAAAGCGATAGCCTGTTCTCTTGAGGCAGCGTCAAGGAGGTAGCACAAGAAAGCTCCAGTGCACCGGTCGTATTGGTGGTGCGCGGATCGGTCAGCCGATAAGCAACTTCGCCCCTGTATGAGAAGCCTATACCGAGTGGCAAATGTCCGGCGCGAAAAGAATAGTAACCGGCAAGCCGATAGTCTTCGAAATGATAATCTCCACCGGTCGAATCAGACACCAGATAGGGATAGTAGGCTTCGGCATTGCGCAGGGCATTCCAGCCGATGCGTTTGTGCATGCCACGTGAGTAGGAAGCACTGCCCTGCAATGTGCCATAGTTACGGACACTGATGCGACCACCCGATTCGAGCGAGAGCGAGGAGTAGTTATTGCCGTTGTACGGAAGATAGTCGCCCGCAATATCGCCGTATGCCGAGCCGAAACGGACATAGGCCGAATCGCGCAGCCTATCGCTCAACGGGAAAAGATCGGCCCCCCTTTTTTCTTTCGTTTGCACACAAATCTCCCTGTATTGTCTTTCGGTGGGAGACAGGACGATCTGATCCGACAGCTCGAAAGGAGTATTGAGCATCTGCGCCTCGACAGACAGGTGCACAACTCCCAAAAGGCAAAAGAAGAGAGCGACCGGAAGGCGGCTGTATCTTACAATGGTTTTCATAGGGTGAATGTCGTTTCTATTCCGAAATAGGGTATAGACCAGTCTCGCTCCGTCGTATTATTGGCCTGTTTGTATTTGGGATTGATGTCGATGATATTGTCCACGAAAAAAGCCAGCCGCATACAGTCGGAGAACTCTTTGGTGGCTTTGAAATTGATACGCAGCGATATGGGTTTGTATGTAGCCCTGTAGTATAGCTCCGTCCGCTCTCGGCTCAAGTACTTGAGAATATCGTTCGTGGCAGCAGCCTCCAGAATGGCAGCCTTGCTCGTGGGATGGACTACTCCATCGAGATCCATATAGGCATAGGGGAACTCGCTCTCCTCATGCCCCCTGTACGAGGCATCGTGCCAGATAATCTGGAAAAAGGAAGTGAAGATCAGTTTATAACGAGGGAAGTGCGTATTGACCCAAACATTCGTATTGAAGCGTTGGTAGTGTTTGTGCAAACTGCCTTCATAATAGCCCACATAAGGATAGAGAGCCTGCTCGTACTCCGACACTATCGGTCGGAACATGATAGGGATACCCGAAGCGTAGAGCGTATGGTAATAGGCTCCATTGACTTCGACTTGGGTATTGATGGCTTTCAGATAAGGTGTGCGCAAACGAAATTCGATACCGCGCTTGACTACTTTGGCAGAATTCTGCACGGTGGGGATAACAAAGAAATCCTTGTGATGCTCCTGAATATAATCCTCCTTCTGCGGTTTGTGTCCCGGAGGAAGAGGGGCTATCAGCTTGGTATAGCGGTCGAAGGCTATAGGCAGAAAGGAGTCGAAATACTCGAAACCGCGTCGCGATTCTTCGTGGAAGAGTGTCAAAGAAAAGTCGAAACGCTTGTACGTCATATCTATGCCAATCTCTTTTTTGACATTGCGGTTCTCCCTGATAGCAGGATTCTCGGGATTGTGGATATAAGTATAAGTGATGAGATGATCCAGTTCGGGATTCTGCATATAGGCATTCAGCACCATGAAGTCACGGTAGATCTTGTCCGGATACAGATGATCCAGTGTAGGCAGCTTGTTTTCCATACCGTATCCGGCACGCAGGTTTATCGACAGATGTTCGGCTCTGTACTGCCAGTTGGCCTTGATACGCGGCTCTATCAGCATCTTCCGAGAGAGGACATAGGACGAAGGCAGATTGAATAGATGCGTAGCCCTCAGTCCGGCCTGAATACCCAGCCTATTGGCTCCCCACTCGATAGAAGCCCTGTCCTCGACAAAGAATGCAGCATAGACCGAAGCCGGTATATTGTAGTTGGGACGAGGGCGGATATAGCTGTTGTTTCCCGGATAAGGCGGACGAGTAGGATCGGCCACCACTCCCCTACCGATATTCTTACTGCTGCGAGCTTCCAGCCCGTACAGCAAATGATGGTGATGACGTTCGGTGAAGTTTATATCGGTATTGGCTTTGAAACGGCTGAAGAAATAGAGCGGCTGATTGTCTATTTCATAGTAGGCATAGTAGGCCGAAGGGAGGAAAACACCTTCATGTTCTCCGCTTTCGGTAGCTACGGGCATACTCTTCGGGCCACTCGTACTGATGTAGTATTTCTTCCTTTTGAGCAGATCGGAAGTATAGTCGGCAGAGAGAAGCCAGTCTATACTATTGAGCCAACTACCTGAAAAGCGGACTTTGGCATCGAAGGAAAGAGAAGAACGCAAATACTTGGAGTTGTAGGTCTCTTCATACTCATTGACGAGCTGATCCGATTTGCTGTCTTGAATGGAAAAGGTCTGCATCAGCCCGATACCCAAGTCCACGATCTTATCCCCGTAATTCAACTGATCGCTATATCTGGCATGCAGCGTACTCCGCTTATAGCTATCCAACACCTCCCTCACATCGGGTTTGTTGTGCAGGAAGTCTATTCCCGTATGAATGGATGCCCCGCGCTTGGACACTTTGAATCCCTTCCCCACATAAGCCAGTTTGCTAAGGGGATCGGCCTTGACACGCATTTGGAGTGGAGCAGACCCTTGCTTGGTACGGATGCGAATGGCTCCGCTCGACAAATTGCCTTCCCCTACGGATGAGATGCCCCGTTCTATTTCGATGGTTTCGATATGATCTGTGGAGATGGTACGAAGATCGATACCGGCATTCATTCCCGTCCTGCGAGTAACGGTACGATCCGCAACGTACAGGTCAGACCGATCTACTCCCGTGATACCATACAGTTGGGTACGCATGGCATCGTTCGAAAGCGGCATACCATCGATGGAGATGTTGGTTCCCAAAGAGGTATTATCGTCGCTGCCTATTTGTCGAGAAGTCGTTCCCACGAATCCGGTCAGGCTGTTGCTTTGCACCACATTACCCGGAAGCAGGAGAAAGATGTCGCGCAGGGAGGTAGGCTGGATATGTTCCAGAGCAGTCCGATCCACCGATACGTTGCCGTCCGTCTTGTTCTTATAAGTGGCCAGCACCTGCACCTCTTTCAGAGCGATACTATGTTCTTTGAGTCGGAAGTGTACCGTGGTGTCTGCTTTGATATGGAGCGTAGTCTCGAACGAAGCATAGCCCATGCAGCTGACCACGACACGGTACGATCCGGCTGTAACCCGTTTGATCACAAACTCTCCCTTCCCGTCACAGGCTACCCCATAAGCCTGATCCGCCAAAAGTACAGTGGCAAAACCAATGCCCTCCTTTCCCGCCATATCCGTCACCTTACCACGGATCGTACAAGTGGACACATGATGCTGAGCCGAAGCTCCATACGCGAGCAGCAAAAGCGTACAGATCAATAAAGCACGCAATACGGGGATGTAAGAAAGTCCATTCTTTTTCATGTGATCATCGGAATTGTATTCGAGCCCCTGACTGCGATCTGGGCAGAGGAGATGTCTCATATCAAATTACTATGCAGACAGTCGCCCTTTTGAGGGCTGACACTGTCTGCACAGATCGGGGTAAGAATAATTCGGAGTCTATATTCAGAGATGTACTAATGTACTTTTCTATTAGAATCTTGCAGGAAAGGAGTTTTGTCCTTGACGTGCTATACAGTCATTTTCAGAGTCGTTGGTGTCTATCATATAGGTACGGCCATTCTTTTCTTCCGTCTTGCGAAGAATGAGTATGCCACGGTGGCAACCCGGTACACCGATCATGGACTTATCCACTGTCACGGGCAGGGACTTGACTTTCATATTACCGGTATTGCCGGTCTCGATACCATCCAACACATTTTCCACCGGAACGGCATAGAGCATAATGTTCTCTCCATCATTGTTCGTGTACTCGAACTGGTTCTTGGCCAGGAAAGTTTCGATCGGCTCATCTATCTCGAAAAGAATGGGAGGGATAAATCCTCTGGGATGCATCATGAAAACACCGAATCGATTAAATATCTTCACCATATTGGGAACATTGGGGTTGTCCACATCCTGTCCGAAGTTTGCGGGCTGATCCGGCTCATAGACTTCCAAATCGGCACCGCTCAAGTCCACGGAATTGGGATGCTCGGCATCGTGGTGATTGATGGCCGTTCCGGCTATCACGAGCTGACCACCGGGTTGGATGGGATACTGCGAACCGTTGCCGGGGATAGTATAGATCATGGAAAGGACGATGCGGTTGTTCTTGGTCAACTCCTCGGTGAAAGCGTCTTCACCTGTTACGTTGGCATGTGCGGCGAGACCGAAAGCGACACCATCGGCATAGACCACCTTATCGCTATTATTGTATATGACGAAGTACTGATCCGGGTGCATCATCTGCCCGTTGTTGGTCTCTCCATTGAAAAATACTTCTTTGAACAGCAGACCGGAAGGGCGGATCTTCGTCACGATGAGTGGAAGCTCCAAGGTAGTATTCTCTGCGATGGAATAGTTTTCCTTGATGGCCACGATACTATTGTTCCCTATTTCGCCACGTATCGTAATCGTATATACACTGGCATCCAGACTAAGAGAGCAAACACCGGCTTTGTCGAGCTGTTTTTCCACTTTCTGTTGGGTACGAAGATCGAGGAATTCGATGGCTATACCTTCGAGACTCTCTATCGTACTGCCTTCCGGTAGTTTGGCACGGATAGTGATAGCGTACTGTTCGGGCACATCCGGCGTATCCTTGGCACAAGATGACAGCAACGACATGATGGCTGCTAAAACGAGGGAGAAAAAAAGAAAATTTTTTTTCATAATGAGTAACAATTAAAGGTGTTCCGAGAAATCATTGCAAAGGACTATGATAATCGCACCTCGTACAATACCGACCGATTGGTATTTTTCTTTCTTATCTCCCCACATATTTGTAGTTTTTATGCTGGATGAACTGTAGAAAATAAATTCTATTAACGATCCTTGTGTTTTCCTTTTCGGATCAAGCCCTCCAAAAGGAGGAATGACTGTATGTTCAGGATAAGCCTCTGAACCGAGATTGGGAACAAAAAAGGAAAGAGCAAGCCCGACGAATCGGACTTGCTCTTTCTCCAATAAACCGATAGGTGTCAGCCTCTTCACACGAGTCGAAGAGACTGACGTATTCTTTCTTATTTGCCTTCTTCGATAACGGCCTGTGCTGCTGCCAATCGTGCAATAGGCACACGGAAAGGAGAGCAGGATACGTAGTTCAATCCCACTCTATGGCAGAACTTCACAGACGAAGGCTCACCACCGTGCTCACCGCAGATACCGCACTTCAGATTGGGACGAGCCTTGCGGCCGTTCTCCGTAGCCATTCTTACGAGCTGGCCTACACCTTTCTGGTCGAGTACCTGGAAAGGATCCACTTTCAGGATCTTCTTGTCGAGGTAGATGGGGAGGAACGAAGCGATGTCGTCACGAGAGTAACCGAAAGTCATCTGCGTAAGGTCGTTGGTCCCGAATGAGAAGAACTCGGCCGAAGAGGCGATTCTGTCTGCCGTAAGGGCAGCACGCGGTACTTCGATCATCGTACCTACTTGGAATTCCACGCTGTCGCCCTTCTCTTCGAACAGCTTGGCAGCCGTAGCACGGATTACCTCTTCCTGATGTTTGAACTCATGGAGGATCCCCGTCAGAGGCACCATGATCTCAGGCAGACAGACTACACCTTCCTTCTTCAGCTCCAAGCAAGCACCGAGGATGGCACGTGTCTGCATCTCCGTAATCTCCGGATAGGTATTACCCAGACGGCAACCGCGATGACCGAGCATGGGGTTGTGCTCCATCAGATCTTCCACACGCTTCTGAATTATCCTTACATCCACACCCATCATCTGAGCCATCTCCTCCTGACCCTTCAGATCATGAGGTACGAACTCGTGCAGGGGTGGATCGAGGAGACGTACATTCACGGGGAAACCATCCATGGCACGGAAGATACCCTTGAAGTCTTCCTGCTGATAAGGCAGGATTTTGGCCAAAGCACGTACGCGACCTTCTGCCGTCTCGCTCAGGATCATTTCGCGCATGGCTTTGATCTTCTCGCCTTCGAAGAACATATGCTCCGTACGGCAAAGACCGATACCTACGGCACCGAAGCTGCGAGCTATCTCGGCATCGTGAGGAGTATCGGCATTCGTACGAACTTTCAGCTTGGCATACTTATCGGCCAAAGCCATCAGATCGGCGAAATCTTGATCCATTTCGGCGGCTTTCGTCTCCACCTGTCCTTCGTATATCTCACCGGTAGAACCGTTGATGGAGATGTAGTCGCCTTCTTTGAAGAGGGTTCCATCGATCTCTACGGTACGTGCCTTATAGTCGATGTTCAATGCACCTGCTCCCGATACGCAGCATTTGCCCATACCTCTGGCTACTACGGCAGCATGCGAAGTCATACCTCCGCGAGCCGTCAGGATACCTTCGGCGGCAGACATACCGGCCAAGTCTTCGGGCGAAGTCTCGATACGCACCATCACCACACGCTTGCCATCCTCTTTCCACTGAGCGGCATCGTCGGCGAAGAATACGATCTGACCCGTAGCGGCACCCGGCGAAGCAGGCAAGCCCTTGGTCAGTACACGTGCTCTAAGGAGAGCAGACTTGTCGAAAATGGGGTGGAGCAATTCGTCCAACTTGTTAGGTTCGACGCGCATAAGGGCTTCTTCCTCGCTGATCATACCCTGACGCAAGAGATCCATGGCGATCTTCACCATGGCACAACCCGTACGCTTACCGTTACGGGTCTGGAGGAACCAGAGCTTACCTTCCTGTACGGTGAACTCCATATCCTGCATATCGCGGTAGTGATCCTCCAGCTTCTGCTGCAGGGTATCCAGCTCCTTGTAGATTTCGGGCATGGCCTCTTCCATGGAAGGATACTGAGCCACGCGCTCATCTTCTGCGATACCGGCTCTTTCGGCCCAGCGTTGCGATCCGATCTTCGTGATCTGCTGAGGTGTACGAATACCGGCCACAACGTCCTCGCCCTGAGCGTTGATGAGGTATTCCCCGTTGAAGAGATCCTCACCGCTACCGGCATCACGAGAGAAGCACACTCCGGTAGCCGAAGTTTCGCCCATGTTGCCGAATACCATAGCCTGTACGTTCACAGCCGTACCCCATTCTGCCGGGATACCTTCCATGCGACGGTAGAGGATGGCACGCTCGTTCAACCAAGAGTCGAACACGGCCATGATAGCGCCCCAAAGCTGCTCTTCGGCAGAGAAAGGGAAGTCCTTACCCGTCTGAGCCTTTACGGCTGCCTTGAAACGGGATACGAGGTCTTTGAGGTTTTCTACGGAGAGTTCGTTGTCCAAGTGCACACCATTCTCTTCCTTGACCTTCTCGATTATTTCTTCGAACGGATCTATATCTTCCTTATTCGTGGGCTTCATACCGAGTACCACGTCGCCGTACATCTGCACGAAGCGACGATAAGAGTCCCAGGCAAATCGTTCGTTGCCGGTCTTGCGTACGATACCGGCCACCACTTCGTCGTTCAGACCGAGGTTGAGGATCGTATCCATCATACCGGGCATGGAAGCACGCGCTCCCGAACGTACGGATACGAGAAGAGGGTTCTCGGTGTCGCCGAATTTCGACTTCATCAGTCCCTCGATATTTCTGATCGCATCGTTTACTTCGCCACGCAGCAGCTCCACTACTTTGTCTCGGCCCAATGTATAGTATTCCTGACAAACCTCTGTCGTGATCGTAAAACCGGGAGGCACCGGCACACCGATAAGATTCATTTCGGCCAAATTGGCACCCTTACCTCCGAGCAGGTTCTTCATCCCTGCTTCTCCCTCGGCCTTCCCATTGCCGAAGGTGTAGACTCTTTTCTTTTCCATTTAGATTAGTCCGTTCGTTATTATTATAATTTGGATAGTTCTTACCTATGACAAAAAGCGATAATCGACTCCTTCTCCGAGCTTCCGGAAGAGGCCGTTTTTTGTTGTAAGTTGCAAATTAACGAAAAAAGAGCAAGATACGCTACTTTCCACCACCCCTCAAACCCATGAACCTCAAAGGAGTATGGGATGGAATAGTGGGCGAAGCATGCTATATCAAAGGAGAAAAAGACTTCCCTCCTCCTCGTTATGCCCTCTGTCCGGAGCGGATTACTTCAATCATGAGTAACCCAAATATGCAACAAGAATGACCGCATTTTGTTCACGAGGTAAACAGCGAATAGAAGTGCTGTCAAAAGCCTGCTATGCTTTCTCAGTCAATGCCTTGGCAAAGGCTTCCACCTGCTCTATATGTGGATGCCGGTTTTTCCGAGCCAGCTCTATATCCGGGGCCAAGTTCCAGCCGATGGATTTCGCTCCGGCATTCAGCAAAGCCGCCAGCTCTTTTTCCGCCTCGGCACCCCATTCCTCGTAATAGTGCGCATATCTGTAGAACCATAACTTGGCCTGCAAGGGTTTCGTCTCTTCGTCATTATCGGCATTCTCGAATGCTTGCTGAATCAAGCTATCAGCACGTTTGAAATCCCCCCGACACGTAATGAGAAAATGAGCATAATTGCCAAGCTTATTGGCACTCTTCGGATCTACCTCTAATGCTCGCTTGTAATACGTCTCGGCTTGGTCGTAATCGTGACGAATATTATTTAAGAATAAGGCATAATTCCCAAGATTATTCGCATTCTTCGGATCTGCCTCTAATCCTCTTTTGTAATACGACTCGGCTTGGTCGTAAGCGTGACGAATATCCTGTAAGAATAAGGCATAATTTCCAAGATTATTCGCATGATTAGGATCTGCCTCTAATGCTCGCTTGTAATACACCTCGGCTTGGTCGTAAGCATGACGAATAATATGTAAGAATAAGGCATAATTTCTAAGAGTATTCGCATGATTAGGATCTGCCTCTAATGCTCGCTTGTAATACACCTCGGCTTGGTCGTAAGCGTGACGGATAGTATGTAAGAATGAGGCATAATTCCCAAGAGTATTCGCATGATTCGGATCAGCATCTAATGCTTTCTTGTAATACCTCTCGCCTTGGTCGTAATCGTGACGGATATTATTTAAAAATACGGCATAATTGCCAAGGGCATTAGCATTCTTCTGATCAGCATCTAATGCTTTCTTGTAATACCTCTCGGCTTGGTCATAATCGTGGCGGATATCATTTAAGAATACGGCATAATTGCCAAGAGTAACTGCATTCTTCGGATCTGCCTCTAATGCTCGCCTGTAATACACCTCGGCTTGGTCGTAAGCGTGACGAATATTACATAAGAAATTGGCATAATTCCCAAGAGTAACTACATTCTTCGGATCTGCCTCTAATGCTCGCTTGTAATACGCCTCGGCTTGGTCGTAAGCGTGACGAATATCATGTAAGAATGAGGCATAATTCCCAAGATTATTCGCATGATTCGGACCTACCTCTAATGCTCGCTTGTAATATGTCTCGGCTTGGTCGTAAGCGTGACGGATAGTATGTAAGAATAAGGCATAATTCCCAAGAGTATTCGCATGATTCGGATCTGCCTCTAATGCTTGCTTGTAATACACCTCGGCTTGGTCGTAAGCGTGACGAATATTACATAAGAAATTGGCATAATTCCCAAAAGTATTCGCATGATTCGGATCTGCCTCTAATGCTCGCTTGTAATATGCCTCGGCTTGGTCGTAAGCGTGACGAATAGTATGTAAGAATGAGGCATAATTCCCAAGGGCATTAGCATTCTTCGGATCAGCCTCTAATGCTTGCTTGTAATACACCTCGGCTTGGTCGTAAGCGTGACGGATATTACATAAGAAATTGGCATAATTCCCAAGAGTATTCGCATGATTCGGATCTGCCTCTAATGCTTGCTTGTAATACCTCTCGGCTTGGTCGTAAGCGTGGCGAATATTATTTAAAAATACGGCATAATTGCCAAGAGTAATTGCGTTCTTCGGATCTGCCTCTAATGCTTGCTTGTAATACATCTCGGCTTGGTCGTAATCGTGACGAATAGTATGTAAGAAATTGGCATAATCTCCCAATAGATTCGCATCTTGAGGATACTTGGCAATACCTTCTTGGTAGATCTTGTCTTTCTTGTCTATATCTGTCTCTTGATTTGCGTCAAACAAATAGCTCAAAGCACCGGACAAAACATTGTGATATGATGCTGAGGTTTCCTGTGACAAACTCCTTTTTATCTCTGAGATTTCTTTTCTTTGTGCATTAATATTCTCAAGACGTCGATAAGTCGCCTCTAATAGCTCATGCATTGGATTAGGTCTTTTTATTTCCTCTATTCCATCAAGAAATTTATACCCTAATGCAGCATAACAATCGTACATAAATATATCAAATCCATTTATTGCTATCAGAAAATCATTAGGATTCAGTATGTTTCGAGCTTTTGAAGAGAGTTTACCCCAAAGATGCTCTCGCCAAGAAAGATCGTTTTCTGAATCTTGATTAGATGGCTCTTCTCCAGGATTGTATACACACCAATAAATCTGCTTCCGATTATTGAGCGATGTGAAATAGTCCATTAAGCTTTCGTCATTTCCCCCATAGCCAAGCACAATCAGAAAATAATCCGAAAGGAATCTATCTAATATGTCTTCCCAGGCTTTTTGTATGGTTCCGGTATGCTCCCGATCAGAAAAGGGATGGAAGAACAAATCCCGATGGACCTTCAGAATAATAGGCCTATCGCTACGTTTGGGCACATAACCGGCCAAAGCCTCATGCCCGGCGATGAAAGGTTTTTCCTTCGTATAAGTACGAATGGCATCTTCCAAAAGATTGTCGAAATTGGTCGTGATCACCACATTGTGCTTTTCCCTCACCATGATATTAGCCAAAATAAGGTAGCCAAGGGATGGCTCTTTACCCTCCATATAATGTCTAATACAATCGTAACCGGATTCAGGAATATGGCCAAAACGTTTTTCATAGATCTGCGGATAGAACTCTCCCACGTTGTCCTCTGAAATTTGAACCTTATTCTTCCATTTCGCAAAATCGTCCTTACCGCAATCCTCTTCTATCTCCTGGATCCATTTCCTTGCCAAATCTGCTCCGGTGGGAATGCCGGAAGACATGGATGCTCCTGCCCCTATCAAGAAACAGAATTTCATCCCTTTGGATTCTCCGGAAGCATCTTTCAGCATCCTGACAAGTTGTCTTGAGGTGATAGTTTTTGGTAGCTCCTCATTCATAATAAGTGCAGAGTCTTAATATCTACTATTAATAAA
This genomic stretch from Porphyromonas gingivalis ATCC 33277 harbors:
- a CDS encoding tetratricopeptide repeat protein, which encodes MNEELPKTITSRQLVRMLKDASGESKGMKFCFLIGAGASMSSGIPTGADLARKWIQEIEEDCGKDDFAKWKNKVQISEDNVGEFYPQIYEKRFGHIPESGYDCIRHYMEGKEPSLGYLILANIMVREKHNVVITTNFDNLLEDAIRTYTKEKPFIAGHEALAGYVPKRSDRPIILKVHRDLFFHPFSDREHTGTIQKAWEDILDRFLSDYFLIVLGYGGNDESLMDYFTSLNNRKQIYWCVYNPGEEPSNQDSENDLSWREHLWGKLSSKARNILNPNDFLIAINGFDIFMYDCYAALGYKFLDGIEEIKRPNPMHELLEATYRRLENINAQRKEISEIKRSLSQETSASYHNVLSGALSYLFDANQETDIDKKDKIYQEGIAKYPQDANLLGDYANFLHTIRHDYDQAEMYYKQALEADPKNAITLGNYAVFLNNIRHAYDQAERYYKQALEADPNHANTLGNYANFLCNIRHAYDQAEVYYKQALEADPKNANALGNYASFLHTIRHAYDQAEAYYKRALEADPNHANTFGNYANFLCNIRHAYDQAEVYYKQALEADPNHANTLGNYALFLHTIRHAYDQAETYYKRALEVGPNHANNLGNYASFLHDIRHAYDQAEAYYKRALEADPKNVVTLGNYANFLCNIRHAYDQAEVYYRRALEADPKNAVTLGNYAVFLNDIRHDYDQAERYYKKALDADQKNANALGNYAVFLNNIRHDYDQGERYYKKALDADPNHANTLGNYASFLHTIRHAYDQAEVYYKRALEADPNHANTLRNYALFLHIIRHAYDQAEVYYKRALEADPNHANNLGNYALFLQDIRHAYDQAESYYKRGLEADPKNANNLGNYALFLNNIRHDYDQAETYYKRALEVDPKSANKLGNYAHFLITCRGDFKRADSLIQQAFENADNDEETKPLQAKLWFYRYAHYYEEWGAEAEKELAALLNAGAKSIGWNLAPDIELARKNRHPHIEQVEAFAKALTEKA